In Portunus trituberculatus isolate SZX2019 chromosome 46, ASM1759143v1, whole genome shotgun sequence, a single window of DNA contains:
- the LOC123519843 gene encoding compound eye opsin BCRH2-like, with amino-acid sequence MANSTGPQMAFYGAQDMSNYGYPEGVSIVDFVRPEIKPHVHQHWYNFPPVNPMWHYLLGVIYLCLCVISIIGNGLVIYLFSKCKALRTPANILVVNLAFSDLIMLTTNVPFFTYNCFNGGVWMFSYAYCEIYATLGAFTGTNCIWLLCMISFDRYNIICNGFNGPKLTTGKAIFLTMVSWAISIVCAASPLFGWGRYTLEGILTSCSFDYLTQNFNIYTYNIFIFIFEYFLPGGIIIISYVFIVKAIFAHEAAMRAQAKKMNVATLRSGESDSQRAEIRIAKTALVNVSLWFICWTPYAIMSLQGVMGHISNITPLVSTLPALLAKSCSCYNPFVYAISHPKYRLAITQHMPWFCVHEVERKSTDDSQSNSTVAQEKA; translated from the exons ATGGCTAACTCAACTGGACCGCAGATGGCTTTCTACGG AGCTCAGGATATGTCGAACTATGGATATCCCGAGGGTGTCAGTATCGTGGACTTTGTTAGGCCTGAAATCAAGCCACACGTCCACCAGCACTGGTACAACTTCCCCCCCGTCAACCCCATGTGGCACTACCTCCTTGGTGTCATCTACCTGTGCCTTTGtgtcatctccatcattgggaACGGCCTGGTGATCTACCTTTTCTCCAAATGCAAG gCCCTCAGGACTCCCGCTAACATCCTCGTGGTGAACCTCGCATTTTCTGACCTCATCATGTTGACCACCAACGTTCCCTTCTTCACCTACAACTGTTTCAATGGTGGTGTCTGGATGTTCAGCTATGCCTACTGTGAGATCTACGCTACGCTGG GTGCTTTCACTGGAACGAACTGCATCTGGTTGCTATGCATGATCTCCTTTGATAGGTATAACATTATCTGCAATGGTTTCAATGGACCCAAGCTGACTACCGGAAAGGCCATCTTCCTGACCATGGTCAGCTGGGCCATCTCTATTGTCTGTGCTGCTTCTCCCCTCTTCGGTTGGGGCAGGTACACCCTGGAGGGTATCCTGACTTCCTGCAGCTTCGACTATCTCACTCAAAACTTTAAC ATTTATACCTacaatattttcatctttatcttcgaATATTTCCTTCCGGGCGGTATCATCATAATTTCTTACGTGTTCATCGTGAAGGCCATCTTCGCTCACGAGGCCGCTATGCGCGCACAGGCCAAGAAGATGAACGTGGCAACCCTCCGCTCCGGC GAATCCGACTCTCAGCGTGCAGAGATCCGTATCGCTAAGACAGCCCTTGTCAACGTTTCTCTGTGGTTCATCTGCTGGACTCCCTACGCTATCATGAGTCTGCAG GGTGTGATGGGCCACATTAGCAACATCACTCCCCTCGTCAGCACCCTTCCCGCCCTGCTGGCCAAGTCCTGCTCCTGCTACAATCCTTTCGTGTACGCCATCAGCCACCCCAAGTACCGTCTG GCCATTACCCAGCACATGCCTTGGTTCTGCGTGCACGAAGTGGAACGTAAGAGTACTGATGACTCTCAGTCTAACTCAACTGTAGCTCAGGAAAAGGCCTAA